Within Labrus bergylta chromosome 18, fLabBer1.1, whole genome shotgun sequence, the genomic segment AGGAGTTTTCATTTATGAAAttctcatcatttatttaactaCATCCAtggccaccaccaccaccaccaccaccgtcacGGCCGCGGCTTCTACAgccgccaccaccaccaccaccaccaccaccacggcggccaccaccaccaccgtcCCTGTCTCTTCCTTTCCCACATTTCCCTCCGCGCCTTTTTCGTCTTCTATTCTGTAAACCAACAGATGAAAAATGatcagcacatttaaaaaaaaaactaaaaaaacactgaatcttGGGATGTATAGTTTTAATCAAAGATGATTTAAAACGCGTACCGTTTTACGCCGTCCTCCTTCctgtaaaacaataaaagataaatattcaCACAACGGGACTGTAGAGCGATTgaattttgtaaaaaaaacagaaagtagcTGAAAGTTGACTTACTCCGTCTGACTCGGTGTCCGTTTCAGAGCCGTCGTCGTCCCCTGAGCCGCTTCTCCCGCCCTTGTGAGTGAATGAAACCGCTTAATAAGTTACCATGTTCTGTTTGATTTTGGTGTTTTACGTCGTGTTGTGTGTCACTCACCTTATCGCAGCCTGTGAtggaatgacaaaaaaaaaaaaaaaaagattcaaattaaCAGCTGAAAGTTgacaaatttttttttataatttagtTCTAAcaatcatcacaaccatcaccATCAGCACCATGGTTACCATCTTTCCCTTTCCGGTCGTCTTTCATTCCTCTACATCCCCCTTTTTGGCCCCTTCGTCTTCGTCTCCTCCCCTCCtgtgaaacaaacacatgaaggatGATTGGCACGacttcttaaaaacacaaagcttcAGGCTGCATACTTtaaattcaaaaaaatgttaaactccTACCTTCTTACGCCGTCCTCCTTCCTGTAAAAGAAGAGTCATGAAAAAATCAACACACGCACTGCAAAGTTACAGAAACAGTTTGAtagagaaaaggaagaggaggaggaaaaaaaaaaagagatgactTACTCCGTCTGACTCGGTGTCTGTTTCAGAGCCGTCGTCCCCCCCTGAGCCGCCTCTCCCGCCCTTGTTATGTGAATGAAACCGCTTTATAAGTTACTATTTTAATATGCTCTGTTTGATTTTGGTATTTTACGTCGTGTTGTGTGTCACTCACCTTATCGCAGCCTGTGAtggaatgacaaaaaaaaaaatatatcaaatttacagtttaatttttcaaaatgtaaaagaaaatttGGAATCATTTTCACTATCCAAACAACACCATCACCACTATGATTACCTTGTTTTCCTCTCCAATCCTCCCTGTCATCTTTTCCACATTCCCTGCGTTTCCTCTCCCCCTTTCAAATCAACCACATGAAGAATGATTTGGCACATTCACCTAAAAGCACAAAGCTTCAGGCTGCATACTTTTAGTTAGAACGAATTTAAACCTACCTTCTTACACCTTCCTCCTTcctgttaaagtaaaatataggaaagtaaacaaacaagtGCTGTAAAGTCACAGCAAACGTTAGAGACATGCTGAATGATTACTTACTCCGTCTGACTCGGATTCCGATTTTGAGATCGGGTCGTTGTCTACGGCTCCGTGTGGGGCCATCTTTTAGAGGGGACATCATGAGCTTTCATGTTTGAATGCTCTTAGTCACACATTGAAGTCaccattaaattaaaaaaaaaggaactcacCCCTCCACAGCCTGTgaggaaaagacaaagaaagttCAATTTAACAATACTGAATTGACATTTTATCATCAACAATTAAACACGATCCTCGTtaaatgcatcatttttttgatgaatgaaaaaaagatcagtgttgtttttatagTGCAGTGAACCAAAATCCTTCAAGTTGTTTGGCAcagatatttgtatttgtactaTTACCATATACCTAGAGCTGAAGTGTATGATCTCCCTTTTTCATATGAAATATTGATCTAATTCCTCTGAAAGCTTAATGTCAGATATTTGTTGTTCTCAATAGTCTTTAATAAAGTTCCAAATACACTGGAAAATAGAGCTAAAacactaaaaaagaaaaaggaaagataCTGTTATCCTAAACGTCCATATCTAGGTCGACACTTTACATACTTTCTTTAGAAATGTGGTGTAAATGACAAAGTAAAAGATGCAGGTAAACGTGTTTATGTGGAATAAAGTCCAGTGAGCGTTATAAAAGTAATGTCGGCCTGAAGATACAGTAACATTCTTAAACTATTAACACATGATAATAATAGAGACTTACTCATTTTGACTTGTTGATGTTGGTGGTAGAATATCTTCTCTTACTGAAACGGAGGAAAAAAGAGGTCTTAGAATATGAAATACTTCATTTTTCTTGAAGTAAAAAGCAGCGACACAAACTACATACCTGGTGCAGAAATCAGAAAGATACGTCTGATGGGTGTTTTCTGAACTCATTTATAGAGTGCCTGTGAAATGAAGAATGTGGAGGTGTTACTTGATACACCCAAGCTTCATGTTCAGAAACGTGACAGTTTGATAGTTGCAGGACAGGATAGATTTGGGAGtgtccaggagagagagagaaagagagaaagatagtGTTTGTCTTCATaaaagtgattgacagctcctttttaaaacatcaaataaacgACTTTCACTTTTTATCAATAATTATTTCACgtatgtatgtttttattgcacTGATATTGGAGGCTTGCTCGATATTAAAGTCTGGGTCAGGAATGGGATTTAGgaaggacatttaaaaaaaaaaaaaaaaaaaaaaaatcttaaacatCTTTACGAGTCTCTTACTGGCGTTAGCAGGTATGGACTGTAGATACTTATTTACCCTCGTGGATTGTTACTGCCTACAGGCCTAATGGAGATCTTATCTTCAAGTCAGCTGATCTCACATGAACAACAATCAAGCATGTGCTGAGTCGTGCAAAACTGTCACTGAAAACCAAGAAAAAGAGGGCTTGCACACTGCAAGGCTCCAGTGTGAACATTTAATTCACCAGTCTGAAGAAGGGCTGATCTCACATGACCTTCTGCACTCATGTGAACCTGGACCCCAACCTGGTGATCCCAGTGGTGTAGTGAAGGGTATGcggagtatacccacttatttttcagtctccatagggtatacccacttctaaatctcatCTGATTTacaccattgattgattgacaatattcagtagtatgttgcattttttttcccccctgatggtgaagggatgactcTCCTTACTTcgcctctgattggctaatacacacaaactaaatatGTAGGAGTAGTTTTAcctgtcactgtttataacacaGGCTGTTTATACTCTGCTGGACGAGCCTCTTAAAAAAGGGGAAATGGGGAAAaattaagagtatacccacttcttttGGCACCACTGGGTGGGCCAGAGTGCCCTACCAGCATGGCATTTTTGGACTTGGAAGGTTTTCCCTGATGGCATGCCACTTTCATTGGGCTTGCAAAATGGGTAGCTAGTGTCTAATGACGCTTGACCGAGTGTGGTCTGTCAAGATCTGAGAGGGTCTCTATCTGCATCTTCTGAGGAGCTTGCTATCTGAGTACACCACCTGCAGAATGAATTAATCAAACAAGTTTGATCAGTGCCGCAGCTGAAGGGAGCATTGTGCACTCTGACTCATCAGTTAGTATATGTCCATTAACCACGATGTAGAATCACTCTGATAACCTTCCACAGCACACGATTGCATTTGGTCAATGGAGGTAGAGTAACTCAGCGGCTGTGTTTATGACATTACTCTTTTATGTTGGCTCCTTCTTGAGGATACACTGTGCCACCCGCTGGGTCCTCCCAAAGCGTCAGTATTTATCATTGGACCGGATCCACTGAGTGACTTGGAGCCATAGTGATCTGCTGAATGGCTGAGCACTTTAGGTCATGTCTATcatacaaaaatatcaaacagcacACAAAAGCATCTTAATAGTTGAGTACTGGGTGCTGGACAAAAAGTATatccaaagacagagaaagtCTGAGTCCACCAGAGGCTGCTCCAATTAACATTTAATGGGAATTATCACCTCATGTAATGTTTCGGGCCCTCGCCCTTCATCAAGTTAGTAGACACACCTCCACAATATATACAACTcctgaggtcacctgacaggtcatgTGATACAAAGGAAGGAACAATATAGATTATTTACTATGCAAGAAATTCATAGTTAAGGTCCACTATGCATAGACACTTCAAATACACAAGAACATacaagaaatatataaatatacacaacTCTAGCAGGTAAAAGCCTACAGTGCCTGGAGCATTACCAGAATAACTTGAATTACATAACATAATTACTAGAACTAGtgatgaagacaaattaaaacataaacacaaaacacaaaacacaacattgtcCAGCACTCCTCGTTTGGCAGAAGTTTTCAGTCCATCATCCAAAAACACTGCCACATTATTGACTCTGATCCAACTCTCACGTTACACTTCACCACCCTGTAATGTCTACAAGAGGCCACCAAACCTGAGAAACCTGTTGGTGAGAGCCCACCTTCCAAATTTGACTGcgcaccacttttttttttttagaaaagtcGGTGCCTTCTGGCAACTACAGACGCTGCAACTGCCCCCAGTGCAACTTCACACACAAAACTTCCACCTTCCATCACCCACACACAGGAAAAACCTTCGACATTTAATGTTATCACATGCAGCGCCAATAATGTAATCTATATTCTCAAGTTGCTCCATGTGGCCTGGTTTATGTTAGCCAAACGACTCTGAAACAACCTCTGAAAATAAGAATCTCAGAACACAGATCCAACATTTGTAACCATGACAGCAGAAGCCCAGTAGTGGCACATTTCTCACAATGTTTGTACTCTCCGGTACTTCAGTATTGATCTAGTTAAACAACCCAGTGGTGGAGGAAATGTCGAATTCTTTGTTGCTTGAACGAGAAGTTTTTTGGATTTATACTCTGGACATTGACTCCAAGAGGGTTAAACCAAGAGTTTAATTTGAGGCCTTTTCTATGATGAGTCTACTATTCAGCCACCTCAAGGAGGTTCACTTCTTTGATTGGTTTAGTAACGTTTATCATCCTGGTTCAGGTTGTGTTAATTTAATGGGAGGAAAACTTGCCCAGTATAATATTCCAATAGAAATACATGTGTTTGATAAGTCTATGAAGACTTTGGCTGTTTATACTTTCAAACTTTACAACATGAACATAATATTTAAGATGCTGCAAACAGATCAATGTCACTGAATATGTGTTTCATTGAactacatttcttcttcttcttttcttattgtatttaataatgtcagcatgtttttaatgttacattttattatatattgTTTGATCACCTTTGCCCTTCATTGTGTGCAAACCTCCTCTAAATGGGGGATCAATTAAgtgtctcctcttttctttaattCAACACAATCACATTTTCTGTTATAGCCACATGACATTATTGAGTTTTTTGCTATCTTAAGTCATCCAAAATATAGCAGAAAGTTTTATTTGTTGACTTGTATGATGTCTAATGCAGGGCTTCTCTCTCTATATACATCTGCTTCATGGTGAGGCTGTTTTGGctgaaatacttattgaaaaaaGCCGCTGCAGCCTGTTCCCTGTAAAGCACTGTCACTTTAGACTTCTTCATTTGTGAGCCTTGCAGAGCTAATCTTCAGTGGGTGTTCATTTAAAGTCTCCCACTGAAGTTATATctatgaacaaaaaaataaaccactCTTACATTTTCTTGATTAGTTTATTAGAAATATATATCATTCATAATATATAATTCTCAGAGGATTGtgattcatttgaaaaacattattttcgACCACGTCTGCTttcacaaccaccaccacccttATGATCCCCAGATTTTCCCCTCTCTTCGTTTccttttccacatttatttctcttcttccttttctgatCCTGAAAACCAACACAGAAGAATGAGAAGCCTTTCTAGTAAAAAGCAAAAACCAACAAAGCTTTAGGATGTATGGTTGCAATTTAAACGTCTTCAAAACTCCTACCATCTTACACCGTCCTCCTTcctgtaaaagaaaagaaaagatactTAACAAACAGTGCTGCAAAGttacagaaacaaatcaaagtgCATGAAGGTAGAGGAAGGATGTCTTACTCCGTCTGACGCAGTGTCTGTCTCATCTGAGCTGGAGCCCTCTGAgcatttcttcttttcctttaatGAGAGTGAAACAGATTCATCATGagtgaacatgtttacatgctGCGTGTCACAcatttaagaaaatataaagtataaaaaatcaATTACCTCTCTGTCACCTgtgacagaaagacaaacaaagtgCAAATTAATAGTCATAAATGGAAAGTTTTTTAAAGGCAATAAAACACAATcctttcaaaatatatttttaaaaaaaacatcagaacaacAACGTGTTGTATTTGAGGCCCAAGGACCCGAAATCCTtataataaaaagattttgCATGGATAACTATGACTCATTTTGATAATAGAAAACAAGTGTATGTCAAATACTGATCATAACCAAGAGTAAGGAAAGGTTTTCTCTAGAATTctgcaataaaacacaaattaaaaaaaatattgtagaGACTTACACATGTTGGCTTGTTTAGATGGGCAGTAGAATTCTTCCCAAACTGAAAACATAATGAGAGTTAACATCTTTATAAGTTACATCATTACATAATCAACAGTAAAGCCAACTATACTCACTACTTATGTGATGCAGAAGTCTGAAAGGTGTGTGTCGGATAGTCTGATGTGCGTGTTCAGACTGTATTTAGAGTGCCGGGAGATGGAGAATGTGGGTGTTTGGTACAAGCACACTATTACGGGATAAACTACTCATTGACCAATACACTTTATgtttacaattaaaaatgtactaatgtcgcaggaaaaaaaagatttgggtGTGGCCAGAACACGAGTGATGGTGTTGTTTTCCATGGAAGCAATTAACAGCTTCACATCACAACATGAAATGAATGACCTTCACTGGCATCTCAAAAACAGGGGTGTAACCTAACCATAAGGTGGCTACAATGTAACTGGCACAGCTTTTGTTCAACTACAAACCATTGGTTCAATAAAAGCTCCGTCATGCACGACTGCAGTACATTGTAAGTGTATTTTGAATGGGAAACATAACACTAATATAACAAAGAGG encodes:
- the LOC109981273 gene encoding cylicin-2-like codes for the protein MAPHGAVDNDPISKSESESDGEGGRCKKGERKRRECGKDDREDWRGKQGCDKGGRGGSGGDDGSETDTESDGEGGRRKKEGRRRRRRGQKGGCRGMKDDRKGKDGNHGADGDGCDDC